Proteins from one Emys orbicularis isolate rEmyOrb1 chromosome 2, rEmyOrb1.hap1, whole genome shotgun sequence genomic window:
- the FERD3L gene encoding fer3-like protein, giving the protein MAYQEGPVGASMLDFVADLSLGSPECHPRGVPSLDLYDFSSGPPFGERALALREGMARGLPLAPFDDGDPEEEEEEEEEERMRGTSLLDRPKRKRVITYAQRQAANIRERKRMFNLNEAFDQLRKKVPTFAYEKRLSRIETLRLAIVYISFMTELLDSCNKKEAS; this is encoded by the coding sequence ATGGCGTATCAGGAAGGGCCGGTGGGCGCCTCGATGCTGGACTTCGTGGCCGATCTCTCCCTGGGGTCTCCTGAGTGCCACCCTCGAGGGGTGCCCAGCCTGGACCTGTACGATTTCTCCTCCGGACCTCCGTTTGGGGAGAGAGCCCTGGCTCTCCGAGAGGGCATGGCCAGGGGGCTGCCTCTGGCCCCCTTTGATGATGGAGACCccgaggaagaagaagaggaggaggaggaggagagaatgagGGGCACGTCTCTGCTGGACAGACCCAAGAGAAAGCGAGTCATCACCTATGCCCAGCGCCAGGCTGCCAACATACGGGAGAGGAAGAGGATGTTCAACCTCAACGAAGCGTTTGATCAGCTGAGGAAGAAGGTGCCCACCTTCGCCTACGAGAAGCGACTTTCCAGGATAGAGACCTTACGCCTGGCCATAGTCTACATCTCCTTTATGACTGAGCTCTTGGACAGCTGCAACAAGAAGGAGGCGAGCTAG